The region TAAAAGAAGAGGCATCATGTGCATGGCATGGCCTCATATATTGAGTAATCAGCAGCATACAGTCTTTGCCAGGCAAATCAATGAAATAATTGCTTCAAAATAATTTTGAGGATCATTCATCTTGCATGCTCATCCTCATGCTTTTTTAGCTTAACATTTTAGCCcctgaaaaaattgaaaatatacaAAGATGCTGTAATAGTTTGGATTTTGTATTCCCATGGTAGTTCTATTTATCTTATCGTCTCAATTAACTACCCTTTTTTCCAATTAATCGGATTCGATTGTGGGATTAACTTAAGGAAATTCTTAATTACTCTTTATATGAAATCAGATCTTTTTTATTGGATAAAGATAAAACAATCATGATAGGTATGAAGTGAAAATTCGGTTAAATCGAATTAATTAGCTCAAACTTTTGGTTAATTTAGTTATTTCGCCGGATCaatcaataatattttagaTCAGttacgatttaaatttttaaaacttcagTCAACTGAATTAACTTAACTAGTCGAATATCTTCTAATTTATACTTCAATTGTTCctaaattattacttatttaataatttgattatttttgtcATTACTCAAGCattgtttatattaattttaataacgttgcatgttaattaaaatttcatatcaACATCTAAATTTATCACATGGCACCCAtcacaaatttataattttaaacatttatattagAGAATCTCCAACGATACTCAAAATATCcgtaaatataaaaagaatattttgaataataaaaaggaaaaattaatGGGCGAAACTGAAATAGAGTTATTTTGGACAAGAAAGGTAAATAATGCTGTCCTGAAACTAAACTTGTTAGTCATGGCAAACGAGCGGAACTCTACTCACCCAAAAAAAAATGCTATACAGTAAACCCTACAAATCTGCATTTCCTTAGCAAATTCCcatctttttgtttttgtttcaataaAACCCAAATCTTGCGTATGAAATTAGGTCTAAAGTCGATTTCAAAGCGATAAATGTGAaattcttttttgaattttatcccTATTTAGCCGTGTAATTGAATTTGACCCCTTTTCCTATGCATTTGATTCCCTCTCATTTCCACACAACCAAACGAAATCACAGTAACTCACTCACTCACTTTTTTTTCTCCCCACCCTAacaaaaatcaattcaaatggACGCCATTGAAACTGAATCCCAAGAACCCAAATCAAATGCCATTGAAATTGAATCACAACAACCCACAACACTACCGGATAATGCCAATTCTAATCCACCGTCGAATAAAAAAACTCGCCTCAATAATTATGCTCTCGCTTGTGCTCTGTTCGCTTCCACCAATTCTATTTTATTAGGCTACGGTACGTTTTTAATTTCGTGCAGTTTGCTGCTCAGCGTTTATACCAGTTCGaagtttttttttacaatttggtTTCTGGgtgttctttaatttttataatttgtgtaCAGATATTGGTGTAATGAGTGGGGCGGTACTATTTATTCGAGAATACATGAAAATTTCGTCAACCCAAGTCGAAATTTTGGTGGGTGTGTTGAATGTATGTTCATTAATAGGCTCATTAGCCTCAGGGAAAACTTCAGATTGCATCGGCCGGCGTTACACGATTGTTTTAGCCGCCGGAACTTTCTTAATCGGTGCGCTTTTAATGGGTTTAGCTCCGTCTTATCCATTTCTCATGGCTGGTCGTGTTGTGGCCGGAATTGGGGTCGGTTACTCTCTAATGATTGCTCCGGTTTACTCTGCCGAGATTTCCCCGGCCATGACACGTGGCTTCCTCACCTCTTTACCGGAAGTTTTCATCGTGTTCGGGATTTTGTTAGGTTACATTTCAAATTTTGCGCTCTCCGGTCTGCCGATTAATATCAACTGGAGAATAATGTTAGGCCTGGCTGCTATTCCTTCTGTGTTAATTGGGTTTGGGGTTATAGCAATGCCCGAGTCACCTCGGTGGCTTGTAACTCAAGGTAGGGTTGACGAGGCCAAACGGGTTTTGCTCAGAATTACGGACAGTCCGGAGGAAGCTGAAGCTAGGCTTGCTGAAATAACAATGGCGGTTTCTAGTTTAGACCAACGTTCAGGTTCAGGTTCTTCAAAGTGGCAAGGTCAAGGCGTTTGGAAAGAGCTTTTTTTAAGACCATCTCGGCCTGTCCGGAGAATGCTTATTGCGGCCATCGGAATTAACTTCTTTATGCAAGCTTCCGGCAACGATGCTGTTATTTATTACACTCCCGAAGTGTTCAAAGCTGCCGGAATTCACAACAAGAATGTTTTGTTTGGTGTTAATGTCGTAATGGGCTCTTCCAAGGCTTTTTTTGTCTTGGTCTCGGCTCTTTTTCTCGACCGGTTCGGCCGACGGCCGCTTCTGTTGTTTGGGACCGCCGGTATGGCGGTTTCGCTGGTTGTTTTAGGGTTAGGTTCTAAGTTCCTTGAGAATCCGGATAACAGGCCACTTTGGGCTGTTATTATGTGTGTAGTGGCTGTTTGTGCTTTTGTTTCGTTTTTCTCTATTGGGCTTGGGCCTATTACCTGGGTTTACTCGTCGGAGATTTTTCCGATGAGGCTACGGGCTCAGGGGTCCGCCTTGGCTATATCGGTGAACCGGTTGGTGAGTGGGGTGGTTGCAATGacatttttatccttttctAAGAAGATTAGTTTTGGGGGTGTTTTTTTTGTGCTGGCCGGAGTAATGGTGGTTGCTATAGTGTTCTTTTATGTGGTTATGCCGGAGACAAAAGGCAAGACTTTAGAAGAGATTACATCTCTGTTTGATGATAAAGCTGAGTGTAGTGAAAATACAAGAGAAGCTTAATGTGTGTAATCTATGTGTAGTTAGTGATGTGTACTCTTGATTGTATAGTCCAATTAACAAATTTATGAGTCTATTTGACCTTAATGATTGAAAATGAACTTAATTGATCATAATATATAAGTGTATGGATTAAGATGACATTTTTGCTTTAAAATTAGGGATGTAAAAGTTGAGAAAAATATAAAGTCCAAATCGGGTTTGTGCAAGAATTGGGCTTTCATTAAAAATGTAAAGTCCAAATCCGAACCATAAACATATCTAAGCTATTCGCAAGTTATTCGAAATCGACTTAAAAATTAAGACGAACTATAACTGCTCGTGTTAAATCTCAATTAGAGTTCGAATATCAATTTAAGAGACCCGTGAGATTTGCAAGactaaataaatctaaactGGCCTTTTACAcatataaaatatgtttttttataatattaacttTATATAGCTATAAATTTTGTTATATATCATATTAATTGAATGGTTTGTATAATTTACAATCACTCTTTTAAATGCATCAAatgtgaaaattttaattattattttcatccTTTATTACATTCGAATTAAGTTTAAGTTTGAGTAATTCAAATGTCATTTGAGCacaaacttaaatttaaaaagattcaAATTCGAGCTCATTTTATATAACACTCGAGTTCGAATTTGCACTTGTACTTGGCATATTCAAACTCGGCTCGGCTCGGCTCGTAAATACTACTTAAGAATTGATAACAAGACCAGCAATAAGGCGGTGAAACAGCCTCACCAACATGAAACCTTACCAGGTCAAGCGAACATAAGGACCTG is a window of Mercurialis annua linkage group LG2, ddMerAnnu1.2, whole genome shotgun sequence DNA encoding:
- the LOC126666827 gene encoding probable polyol transporter 6 — its product is MDAIETESQEPKSNAIEIESQQPTTLPDNANSNPPSNKKTRLNNYALACALFASTNSILLGYDIGVMSGAVLFIREYMKISSTQVEILVGVLNVCSLIGSLASGKTSDCIGRRYTIVLAAGTFLIGALLMGLAPSYPFLMAGRVVAGIGVGYSLMIAPVYSAEISPAMTRGFLTSLPEVFIVFGILLGYISNFALSGLPININWRIMLGLAAIPSVLIGFGVIAMPESPRWLVTQGRVDEAKRVLLRITDSPEEAEARLAEITMAVSSLDQRSGSGSSKWQGQGVWKELFLRPSRPVRRMLIAAIGINFFMQASGNDAVIYYTPEVFKAAGIHNKNVLFGVNVVMGSSKAFFVLVSALFLDRFGRRPLLLFGTAGMAVSLVVLGLGSKFLENPDNRPLWAVIMCVVAVCAFVSFFSIGLGPITWVYSSEIFPMRLRAQGSALAISVNRLVSGVVAMTFLSFSKKISFGGVFFVLAGVMVVAIVFFYVVMPETKGKTLEEITSLFDDKAECSENTREA